The Acinonyx jubatus isolate Ajub_Pintada_27869175 chromosome D2, VMU_Ajub_asm_v1.0, whole genome shotgun sequence genome contains a region encoding:
- the FUOM gene encoding fucose mutarotase, with the protein MVVLKGVPALLSPELLYALARMGHGDEIVFADVNFPTSSICRCGPEEIRADGLGIPQLLEAVLKLLPLDTYVESPAAVMDLVPSDRAKGLQTPVWRSYQSILSGAGCTDTLAKIERFEFYARAKKAFAVVATGETALYGNLILKKGVLAPDSLC; encoded by the exons ATGGTGGTGCTGAAGGGCGTCCCGGCGCTGCTGTCCCCCGAGCTGCTCTACGCCCTGGCGCGGATGGGGCACGGAGACGAGATCG TTTTTGCAGACGTGaacttccccacctcctccataTGCAGGTGTGGCCCGGAGGAGATCCGTGCCGACG GCCTGGGCATCCCACAGCTCCTGGAGGCCGTGCTGAAGCTGCTGCCCCTGGACACCTACGTAGAGAGCCCG GCTGCTGTCATGGACCTGGTGCCCAGCGACAGGGCGAAGGGCCTTCAGACCCCCGTGTGGAGGAGCTACCAGTCCATCCTGTCCGGGGCCGGCTGCACG GACACCCTGGCGAAGATAGAGAGGTTTGAGTTTTATGCGCGGGCCAAGAAGGCTTTTGCTGTTGTAGCAACTGG GGAGACAGCCCTCTACGGAAACCTCATCCTCAAGAAGGGGGTGCTGGCCCCCGACTCCCTCTGCTAG
- the ECHS1 gene encoding enoyl-CoA hydratase, mitochondrial: protein MAALRALLPCVRGPLRPRLGCAALRAFASGADFQYLVTEKKGKDGNVGLIQLNRPKALNALCNGLIMELNQALDAFEEDPAVGAIVLTGGEKAFAAGADIKEMQSRTFQDCYSSMFLSHWDRLARVKKPVIAAVNGYALGGGCELAMMCDIIYAGEKAQFAQPEILLGTIPGAGGTQRLTRAVGKSLAMEMVLTGDRISAQDAKQAGLVSKIFPVETLVEEAIRCAEKIASNSKIIAAMAKESVNAAFEMTLTEGNKLEKKLFYSTFATEDRKEGMTAFVEKRKASFKDQ from the exons ATGGCCGCCCTGCGCGCCCTGCTACCCTGCGTCCGCGGCCCGCTGCGCCCCCGGCTTGGCTGCGCGGCCCTGCGCGCCTTCGCCTCGG GTGCTGACTTTCAGTACCTCGTCacagaaaagaaggggaaggacGGCAACGTGGGGCTGATCCAACTGAACCGCCCCAAAGCACTCAACGCGCTCTGCAATGGCCTGATCATGGAGCTCAACCAGGCACTGGACGCCTTTGAGGAGGACCCCGCTGTGGGGGCCATCGTCCTCACGGGTGGGGAGAAGGCATTTGCAG CTGGAGCTGACATCAAGGAGATGCAGAGCCGAACGTTCCAGGACTGTTACTCCAGCATGTTTTTGAGCCACTGGGACCGACTTGCCCGGGTTAAGAAGCCAGTCATAGCTGCTGTCAATGGCTACGCC CTTGGTGGCGGCTGCGAACTTGCTATGATGTGTGACATCATTTATGCCGGAGAGAAAGCCCAGTTTGCGCAGCCGGAAATCCTACTAGGAACCATCCCAG GTGCAGGGGGCACCCAGAGACTGACCCGTGCTGTTGGAAAGTCACTGGCCATGGAGATGGTCCTCACTGGTGACCGGATCTCTGCCCAGGATGCCAAGCAAGCAG GTCTTGTAAGCAAAATTTTTCCTGTGGAGACACTGGTCGAAGAAGCCATCCGGTGTGCGGAGAAAATTGCCAGCAATTCCAAAATCATAGCAGCAATGGCCAAAGAGTCTGTGAATGCAG cttttgAAATGACATTAACAGAGGGAAACAAGTTGGAGAAGAAGCTCTTCTATTCAACGTTCGCTACT GAAGACCGGAAGGAAGGGATGACTGCATttgtggaaaagagaaaggcCAGTTTCAAAGACCAGTGA